Within the Vibrio sp. DW001 genome, the region AATTGCAAGGCAATTTGCTGAGACCGTTCGTCGCTCTATAGAACGAATTTCCGTCAAAGATAAACGTTCTGGTGAGCAAGTTAAAAATATTTCAGCTTCTTTTGGGGTTGCTCAATTCGAAGAGACAGAAAGCCCTATCTCTTTAATAGATAGTGCAGATCAACAACTGTATAAAGCGAAAAGCTTAGGCAAAAATAGAGTCATGCCTATCTAAACGTTTTGTTACGTCATTAAAGAGCCTACTTATGGCTCTTTTTTTTTGCCCGCTTAGCAATAAAGATATAGCAGGTAATAACACAACACTACCCACTTCCGAATGAAGGTTTTCATACAGCCAATAATACGATATCCACCCATTTAATTCACAACGACGATCATTCCTCACCCTGTATAGAATTGAGCTAGGTTGGCGACCAAAGAGTAGAAACTTAACGGACTAATGTCACAATTTAGACCATTGTTAACAAACTATTTCTTTTTATTCCTATTAGTTAGCGTTTTTTCTCCTGACGTTGTTGTTTCATTGTCTAAACTAGAATTAAAGTATTTTATGATGGAGTCAGTGGAACTTATGAAACTAAAACCAACATCTTTTTTCATCCTCTTTTATTTCATTTCTCTTCCCACCAGTGCAGCAGAATCAACTGGTCATGTTATTGAAGGACTAACTTCATCAACCGTTGGCTATGCCTCTTTAGTTATATTTACGATAGCTTACAGCTTAGTCATGGCGGAAGAGTACCTACAGCTGAGAAAGTCAAAACCTGTGTTACTGGCTGCAGGCCTAATCTGGATAATGATCGGTTATGTCTATCAACAACATGGTCAAATAGAAGTCGCCAAGCAAGCAATAGAACACAACTTGTTAGAGTACGCAGAACTTTTGCTATTCTTATTAGTGGCGATGACCTACATCAGTGCGATGGAGGAGAGACGCCTATTTGATGTACTGCGGTCATGGATGGTCGGGAAAGGTTTCAATCTAAGAACACTTTTTTGGTTAACAGGGATCCTGTCATTTTTCATATCTCCTATCGCGGATAATTTAACCACAGCATTGCTAATGTGTGCTGTGGTTATGAAAGTGGGTGGAAATAACACTAAATTTATCAACATTGCCTGTATCAACATAGTCGTCGCAGCAAACGCAGGTGGCGCATTCAGCCCTTTCGGCGATATCACTACTTTGATGGTGTGGCAGGCTGGTTTAGTCTCATTCTCACAATTTTTAGCACTCTTTATTCCTTCCGTTGCCAACTATCTCATCCCGGCTCTGGTGATGTCCTATTTTGTTCCGAAAGATCAGCCAGAAGCCATTCATGAATACGTTGAACTGAAAAGAGGTGGGAAACGAATCGTTGGCTTATTCTTACTCACTATTTTAACGGCGGTAGGTTTTCATGGACTCTTACACTTTCCTCCAGTGATAGGCATGATGATGGGCCTTGCCTATCTACAATTTTTTGGGTTTTTCTTACGCAAAACACTGCCCGCTTCTATCGCTAGAAAAAAAGCCAAAGCCGTTGCTGCACATGATGAAGCAGCACTGAAAAGATTGGGTTCAATTATTCCATTCGATGTATTCAGGCGAGTATCTCATGCCGAGTGGGACACACTTTTGTTCTTCTATGGCGTAGTAATGAGTGTCGGAGGTTTGAGCATACTTGGCTATCTAGGCCTAGTCTCCGATATCATGTATAACCA harbors:
- the nhaD gene encoding sodium:proton antiporter NhaD → MKLKPTSFFILFYFISLPTSAAESTGHVIEGLTSSTVGYASLVIFTIAYSLVMAEEYLQLRKSKPVLLAAGLIWIMIGYVYQQHGQIEVAKQAIEHNLLEYAELLLFLLVAMTYISAMEERRLFDVLRSWMVGKGFNLRTLFWLTGILSFFISPIADNLTTALLMCAVVMKVGGNNTKFINIACINIVVAANAGGAFSPFGDITTLMVWQAGLVSFSQFLALFIPSVANYLIPALVMSYFVPKDQPEAIHEYVELKRGGKRIVGLFLLTILTAVGFHGLLHFPPVIGMMMGLAYLQFFGFFLRKTLPASIARKKAKAVAAHDEAALKRLGSIIPFDVFRRVSHAEWDTLLFFYGVVMSVGGLSILGYLGLVSDIMYNQWDPVWANVVVGLLSAVVDNIPVMFAVLTMDPDMSLGNWLLVTLTAGVGGSLLSIGSAAGVALMGAAHGKYTFFGHLKWTPIIAIGYIVSIGLHLLINSASF